The segment ctattttgtatttatttgtagcATTTACACTAAATTTAGAAGTGTCAAGTCAAGTGTTATGTTCTCTGAGATaaatgtgaaagacaaaaactACAACAGCATTTTTGtcagggtttaatattttccagtgcgtagtttccaccatttccaaggtgttttcagttattttgtatctcctcctgtttcatgttttcacactccgtgttctgtttcgtgttttattttgtagtctctgttgcttgtgtgttctttcttcacttcctgtctgtgattgtctgcaccagtcctcatgtgttacacctgtgtcaaattgcccctgcctttcctgtgtgtctgtatttaagcctcggttcttccctttgtcctggtcggatcgtcgtcgtatgtctctggtcgtatgtgttctcgtgtatacctgtcctgtcctcctgtccggatctcctgccctgctatccctgtacttctgtatcccgtgtctcctgagcctctgcacctctgcacccccccgtgtaagcttcctgtattttcttcctttttgctCCCAGTtccgtgtaagcttcctgtattttctccctttgtgctcccagtttggtttgttaaagattcgttttgattaaaattatacctttttaagtttaaactctgcgtctgggtccaactgccccccacaTCGTGACAATTTTTCCCCACCCTAAAGACAAACCTGTTCTCTAAATAAAGAAATGCAAAAGAACTGACCAAACAATACACAGGGGTaagatgaaagagaaagagagagagacagagagagcgacagaagagaagagagagggagagctgacTGGGGGTGGACCGTGGTGGGATGGGCCACAGCCACagactgaccaatcagaggccgAGCCTTCAGGAGCTGAGGCCTCATAATCACTTGTTGAGCTTCTGCACTGAGTCAGGAGAGTCAGTAAAGACCAGGCTGCATCTAATAACAGGAGAGTCAGTAAAGACCAGGCAGCATCTAATAACAGGAGAGTCAGTAAAGACCAGGCAGCATCTAATAACAGGGCAGTCAGTAAAGACCAGGCAGCATCTCAACAGTACCAGGACATTTATCTGTCAGTAGCAGGCTGACTGTGGGGGACGACTGCAGCCATGATCCACCCCAGGACGCTCAGAGTAGATTATGGCAAAACTACAAGAATTCTATGCGTGGTTGGCTCGGAACTCAACGTGAACCTGAACAGGTGAGACTCTTGTCCAATCAGCTATCAGTAATCATTTGTGTTGAATGAAAGCGTCTCTAATATTATGTCCACCCCATTCATACATACAAGGGTAGACTGCAGCAGGGGCTATTTTAGAAGTATTACTCAGTATAATGTGCGTCTACAAttacaaagcaacacaaaccaCATTTACATCAACAAAAATGAGGGTTAAAACCACAATGAAGGTTGAATTTActgcagagttgatgcattaCAATTTGTAACAGTCGTAGGCTTTTTGAAAAATCTTTCATTGATTATAGATTAGGTATAGATTTCTTAATCGCAAATGTATTAAATACGACTGCTACAAAGTGTAATGCAACAATCCTGCAGTACATTCAAAGAACGGTtattgtagtttgtgtttttttttaaatattgtactGCATTACACTGAGTGGTGTTCCTAATATCTAGACTACCCGTAATTGTTTATATGTACAGGTTGGACGAAGAACATAATGATATGCCTAACCTATATCAACAAGGCTGTGGAGAAGAGCAAGTTAATTTAGCTATATCAACAACCTGTGTTTTGGTTTAACCTCTATCAACTGGAAACATCATTAACTGAATCTAAATTCTAGCTAACCTATGTCAACAAGAATGAGGAAAGGATCATTTGTTCAGTTCCTGGTGGTGTAGGTCGTCTTTTGTTTGCACTGTGGAGAGAATCAACAGTCTTCTGTTGTTGCTATCAACTGTACACTGTGCTGCCAACAGGAGAGACTTTGTTGTACCAAAGAAATGTGGGCTATACGGCTCTGCCAAATGCCAGCCGACACAACAAAGCAGGGCCGGATTAATGTGGGAGAGTGTCACACGGCACAGCCTCCCGCGGTGCTTTGGAATCTGCAACAATAAAAGCTGCATATTCAAGGGAGTGGTTTTAGTATCTGAAAGATGTGCTTCTGTATCCTTCATCCTGTCGATAGCAGTGAAGAGATCCTTCCTGATGTGAGATATTGGGGACAAAGTCCACAGTGGAGCAGGAGCCACGAGGAAGCTTCAGCAGTTCgacaaataaagattaaaaattCACTTTATGGTCATTCAGACCAAACACAAGACAAGGGCACAGTACAATATCAGTTTTGCACCCAACtcacaaatatattttagaatGGTAAAGTTTCTTAAGTAGGTTTTAAAACCtatctaaagtaaaaataaacaagtcaataaaagaataatagaTGAATATTGTACAAACAGACATTGGGATACTGAACGCTACTGACTGAAATTACACATATTGAATGAATAGATAGAGAGCGTCTCAGTCTGACGATTCCAGTTCTTCATTTGGTCACTTTTTTAGACGtcagctgtctctctctcctcccttccattgaaatatgaaaacacactgactcactctcATGACTCCAGCCACAGCTTTGTCTTTCCACCTGTGATGACATACAAGCTTGTGGCTTCACACGTTAATGCTCTTTCTCAAgtgtataaaaatacacatctgCTCTTATACACATGAAACATGTTTAACCTGAGTGACACCTCATCAGTCCCtttaaagtcaatcaagctgcaccaaatttcacacactcatagatatccgTTTTTTTCCCCAATCGAGATCCATGAACAATTCCTGGGaataatcctggatccgcaccaaaattgaatgagtttggttgttttgtgttaacttgcttgcaaacaaacaaacggacagggggtgaaaacataacctcctctgtggAGGTAACGTTTCTGTGTGGTGTATAGACGCAGCCCTAATAACCTGctctttctcttgttctcaGGAGTGCCCCTCCCAGCTCCAAGTTCTTCTCTGTGAAGTGCACCCCCAGCGTTCAGTGCAGCATCAGCCCCCCGCCCCAGGAGACCTCACACCTCTCCCCCATCCCTCTCAATGGAAACTCAGTGCTGCTCATCAGCATGAGCCGCGCCAGCGAGCATGAAAATGATAGCAAGGTAAAGCGGCACGACACCgttatatatatcatatttcaATATGTGCGAGAAGTGGGACGTGAACGGCTCCAGGAGACGAGCTGACAAAAGCAAATTCAAATGATGAATATGAGTCTGTCATGGAGCCCAAAGCAAAAACACtgcatgataaaaaaaaattctacatTTCAAGAGAAGACTTCTACTCTACTGGAAATATATCAAACTCAGTGTCGCCCTCCTGAAGGCATTTGTACCTTTtgctttttttgatttttttaactgatttttttttacagaaccAGAGGGAAAGTCCACATTAAAAAGAGCTCAGTTGCAATATGCAAATCATTATCTTAAAATTTGTGGTTTCAAACATTCTCATTTTGGGAATCTAAataatttgtgcttttattctATTAGCTGTCTGTCCAGTACTATGGGGAGAGGACAGAGGTGTTGGGGAGAGCGATCCTGCACCTGACAGCCGTTGGTaagttaaaacattaaaatgcaacacacattcattctattaaaatgtatataaaccATGTAACAACTAATTATGTTAATAATTTGTCAGCGGAACATTagttgtgtgtttaaatcaCATCAGATTTCAGTCAGAACTCGTGTTTTTTAACCAGAACCATCTTTATATTGCATATATTCAGGCACAGAGCAACGTGCTCAACTGTGATAtggaaatatactgtatattaataGCCTTTTGAAAACAATAGTTGTATTATGATAGGAGCCACTATcttgaatgtgtctgtgtctgtccctcAGAGATCTCTCTGGATGTGGATGCGGACAGAGACGGTGTGGTGGAGAAAAACAACCCTAATAAGGTGATCTCTTTGTGACAGTTCAAGATGACAGCGCAAAGTTTGACACCAATGATGGagggattttctgtttttgtcactttctgATAAACAATAACATAACAATTTTAATGAATAGGATTCTATTTATTGAATTCACTCAGCGCTGTAGATTTCCTCATTTATTTATAGAGCTCCTGCGTCCTATTTAAGTCTTTAAACCTGTCGTGCTGCCAACTCTGCATGAGATAAGTTCTCTATACAAGCCTGAAGGGGCTTATGTCAGAGATGGTTTAAAGTTTTGCTTTGTCAACTTCCTGAATGTTTCCTTGTTTGACAGTTTAATATGCACACGTTAAAGCCCTGGAGTTCATGCTCTGTTCATGCTGTGAAACGCAGAGCAGCAAAACTGTGAATTAAATCAATTCCCGTGTCTGGTTTGTTGAAACCCTGTTAGGGCTCCTGGATGTGGGGTCCTAAAGGACACGGAGCCATCCTATTGGTCAACTGTGACTCAGAGCGGACCTATTTTAAGGAACAGGACTCCGATCAGGGCCGCATCAACAAACTGTCAGGTGAGAGAGTTTAACAGTGACTATGTTCTTCTGTATGTACCGTGAGCTTAATTACAAAAAGCCAGGCGTATTTGCTTTGGCAAAGTCAGCTGAATAAATAGGTGATATGGAAAGTTACAGACAAACATGGAGAGGCTGGGTTGATAAAACCAAGCTATCAAATGACTTTGAAGTGAACAAACCAGTAGAGCTGAAATTTGATATTATAAACAGGTGTTCATTTATGCTGCAGCTCGACTTTcatgtgtgtacctgtgtttgtatatttgacCACATGCTGTCGGTGTTTAGCTTCATCACTAGAgatgaatgtgaaaaaaaaaatcacatttaatacCTCAGTGTAAAGTCTGTGGTATTAGGGCTCTCATGAGTCTTTGTTTGGGTTTGTGCAGATCTGAAGGACATGTCACACATGGTGCTGCGGACCAGAGGCCCTGCAAAGCTCCCAGAGGGCTACAAGCTCACCATGCACATCTCGCAGGGCGACGCAGAGAGCATGAGAGTGTTCAGGCCCAGATCCCTCAACACGTCCAACGCCATAAGTGAGTAAAGACGAAAGCCCCGAAACAGATGATGCAACATGCATGTAATGCAGCCTGTTGATTTAAAGCTTCGCactgttttcatcttttatgtTTATCCCCTTCTTAACTgttatttctttcctcttcccAAATTCGGTGCCTCAGTTTTTGAATGTTGTTTCTCATTTCACCAGCGAACTTCATCTATAGCTCCCCGTTGAGGGACTATCCACTGGTGCTGAACAGTGACATCCTGTCACAGGAAGTGCCGTACCTTGGCGACAAAGCAGAGATGAAGTTTTACGTGGAGGGCATCAGGTTTCCCGACAAAGACTTCGATGGCCTCATCAGAATCAACCTCAGTCTGTTAGAGCCCATTAGTACAGTTAAGACCTGCAGCACGGCACCCACACCTTTCTCTCATCTCCAACTCCCTTTTCTGCTCGTCTGTATTTTAAGTGACTTGTATCTTAGGACATTTTatgaagaaaaatgtactttgccAAACAATCTGAAGTCAAGGTCCatagttttacttttaatgatCTATTCAAATGATCTGGTTTATTGCTCCCAAATATCTATTAAATTTACCTTTTGAATTTGGTGATGTTCTTTGctaataataaatgtttacGAGAATAACCTTTCAGTCTcagcaacataaataaacttggTCCAATTTTTTTCCATGAAACTGTTTACCTCAAAACAATGATAAGACTTGAGTTTCTTTAACCGTCGTTACTCAGCAGCTTCTCTTGTTTCCACAGGGTCTCCCGGAGACGCCCATTTTCACAGACACAGTTGTGTTCAGAGTGGCGCCCTGGATCATGACACCCAACACCCTGCAGCCCGTagaggtgtttgtgtgcaggtaAGAGAAGACTGATGAATAATAAAGATGAAGTTAGTTGTTGCAACAGCATAGTCTTGCACACTCACTTCAATTTGAACTCATACAACTGAGGAAATGCTACAACTATTTTTGAACAGTCACTCGCCTACTAGAAGCTTTTGGGTTgtacttttaaatattttgtactTTTGATTGGTCTTAAagatttggtttgtttggtttaccCAAAAGAATGTGGACAGTGTTGGAGTCGTTCATGCGGAAAACCATTTTGCgaaaaatacaattatattaCTAACGtcaattgtttttgtattaCTATAGAATGTAACATAGTATACAATGGAGATAGTCTTTTTGTATTGGACAGCTGAAGTACGATTTTGCCCACCAACTCACAAGACCTGCTCATGCTTCTGCATACCTGTATCTCTGTGGTCGTGGTTTCTAGCTTTCGCTTGAGGTAGTGCTAACTGCACAGTACAAAACTGAAGCAGCAATGCAATGTGCATTGCTAACATTTACTATCAAAAGTAATTATGCACTACCTTACAAGAGGCTGAAACCATATATCCTAAATCTGCTGTCAGGTATCAGTCATTCTTTTGGGCAGTAATTCTTAACTTGGCACAACTGAACCCTCGTGGGAGGATTGCCGGTTctgaaaaacaggaaatcatTACAATACCCCCCTTtcataataaatatacattgaTACCAAATCCCCAACAATGTTTTGTTTaatgaaatgacatgaaaaatTGCAACATATCTCCTGATGAAATCTGCACGTCTGCCTGTGGTTTACTTTCCCAGCACATCTGATAACTATCAGTTCCTGAAAGGGATGATGAAACTTGTGAAGAAGAGCGGGTACAAGCTGAAGATTTGCCACGAATATATGAACAGAGGAGATCGGTGGATGCAGGTCAGAAAATACATTCGCTGCAATGTAGATTTCAACTTCAACTGTCATTTGCAATAAGTTGATGTTTGCTTCTTATTCACATCTTTAACGTTTGTGAGACTTCTTCCACTTTATTCCATTGAGTTTTCTTCGTTTGGCTAAAGGCTTCAGAACTAAATCCAAATTGAATGAGTTGAAAATTCCATCTATAAATACTATGATTGTGTAATTGACATTAGTCATCGTGCGAGAATACGAGAAACTTCAGAAAGCGTCTGGGCTGTGACGAGCAAGTCGGTAAATCTTCATGAGAACAAGGCAAGTCATAACATGTGGTTTGAAACAGGGAGTACATTCACTGTGTCATAGGTTTCATAATTCTCCTCGAAACAGTGTTACAGGATTTGAGGAGAAGTTGCATTACAGCACAACTAAAAAGGAGTTTATCTGGAAACaatgaaatcataaaaaaaaaagaggaaaatttATATGAAACACAAAACTTGTACAAAGCATTCATGCAGAAAGCATAATGTTGTTATGTTAAATCTCTGATAAGAACTCAAACAGAGCAGAAAATATAACGTATATGATGTTTCAGGATGAGCTGGAGTTCGGTTACATCGATTCACCTCATCACCGGTTTCCTGTTGTTCTGGATTCCCCTCGAGATGGAGACCTCCTGGACTTTCCATACAACGAGCTACTGGTAATCTTAAAAAGCTTCCAGAATATGAAATGTTCCCGTAGAAACATGATTTTGTGTCTTATCTGATATAATTTCATATCCTCAGGGCCCTGACTTTGGCTACGTGACGAGGATGGCCAAGAGAAAGGATGTGAGCAGTCTGGACTCGTTCGGGAATCTGGAGGTTAGTCCTCCTGTTACTGTGAATGGGAGAAACTACCCCCTGGGCCGAATCATCATCGGAGTGGCTTTCCCTACGTGAGTCCTCAAGTTCCCCTGACTTACGAAGAATGTACGGACGGCTTTAGTTCAGTTCAGCATATTGAACAGAAGATTTATGAACACGTGCATCTCTTAATTTCCTTCAGGGCAACTAAAGGACGCAACATGACCAAAGTGGTTCAGGACTTCCTGTGGGCTCAGATGGTTCAGGAGCCAATCGCCTTGTTTTCTGATTGGCTCACTGTCGGCCACGTCGACGAATTCATGACGTTTGTTCCTGCACCTGACAGAAAGGTAAAGTTACCACagttttaaactgtaaaactgaaacaatatagaatggcactcagtagagctcagaCTGCACCTCCCCCAAGGCCAGTTTATtacttggtggaggtaataaactACAATTTCACATATCACTCCCCTGAATCTGCCTGATCCACgatttattaaacaaaaatgcTGATAAACGccatcttgcaatgtttaagaaagtgggGTAAAAAAGTCCAGGATCCATAGGATAAAAACTTTTTGGGTCGTAAGAAGAGACATAAAACAGAATCTCACGTTGCCCTTTGCTGTTACTGCTCGATAGCGACATGCTGTTTCAGATGCGGTGGCATAGTTAAAGCTCTCAGGATACGATTCAGCCATTGTTATGTTTgtctcttgtgtttctgttcacagCATTTCCGGCTGCTGCTGGCCAGCCCCGACGCCGGCTACAAGCTATTCAGAGGCTTACAGAGCGATGGCCACGGACAAGCCAAGCTGTTCGACGGTataggcctgtgtgtgtgtgtgtgtgtgtgttagtggagAACGTCTCATTCATGAACATCATCAAGTAATTCTTCAACTCTCGCTCTGCATTTTATTCACAAACAGgtctgaaagaggaagaaacaagaACAGTGGACGATATACTCAGTGACCTGAGTTTCCAAGCTGAAAACAACTACGTGCAGGTGAGTGGGGATGATGAAAGACAGTGAAAATCATCCAGAGTCTGAGAATGTTGAATATTTCATTCTGAAACCACAGGCAGTGACATGCTGCTGTGACAGCCTCCTCTCCATAGCGGGGCTTTCCACAGGATTTCAGAacctggctgcagggatttgttCCCATTCAGCCAGAGGAGCCTGTCACAGATGTTGGGCGATAAGGCCTGGCACAGTGTCAGCGTTTCACTTCATCCCACAGGGGTTGGATGTGTGTAAAGTTACGCTGGTGCGACATGAGGATTTCCCCTTTTTTACCGGAACTAAGCGGCTAAATCTGAATCATGTAAAACAGCCCCAGAccttttattcctcctcctcctccaccaatcTTCAAAGCTGCTACCAAACTGAGTTGCCATCTGAAAAccagggagagaaaagggaccCATCACTGATACCTCACCAGCTGACAGATCTCATGCTCTTGTGAGCTGACGTTGTTTCCAGAGGCAGTTTGTCATCTCCATTTCCCAAGTTACAAACTCTTTTTACACACCAGCtcctgtatgtgagaacacaaacatccagCTCTTTAGTAAAATGTTCCCGTGAGCCCAAATGCGACAATACAGCAGGAGCATTTTTGGAGGACTCGCAGCGACTGAGAgggagaatacaaatatctcaggatgaatgAGAGGAGCCATGCTCGTGGAAGACGGCGACAAAAAgcttgaaaagagaaaaaagcttTTTCGTGAGCCGGTGCCAGTTTGAATgtggctgtaaacaaaaacactgagcagCAGAAGTTCTACGTCAGGTCCCGACTCCTGCATCTTCTACCCAGGCACCGCTCCTCACTCGAGTGTTCTGGGCgtttccctgttgttgtgaactcgtctgacctggacaacctcctgctgcgttctgcatatgtgaaagacaaactgattTCTGAAACTTTATCCCCTTGCGTCGCCTACTGCTCCGGAGCAAGTTGTTTTAGCTCAGAGATGTTTGCACTTGAAGTGGACCAGGGTGAATTTAGCAATGCAGACATTTGACAAACAGAGATGTTGGAGAGATGAGTCACGGAGCTCTGCAGCTTGGGCAACATTTTTTCTGAGCAATTATTTGTTTTCAGACTGTTGAAGATAGTTATAGTGTGTTGTACAATACGTTGACtgcatatttgttttccttccttctcccaGAGCTGCATCGACTGGAACAGAGACGTCCTGAAGAGAGAGCTGGGCCTGGAGGACGAGGACATCATTGACCTGCCGATCCTATTCAAGCTGACTGAGGGGCAGACCCACAGAGCAGTGGCGTACTACCCTGACATGGTGGGTTCAGACTTAATATCTAGCTGTGATCCCTTACAAATGGTTCGAATCCCACATCGGCCAGAGTctttctttgtggagtttgcatgttttcctagTGTCTGCGTGGGGTTTCTCTTACAGTACCTCCTCTtacagtccagagacatgcagactggggttaggttaatttgAGACTGTAGGcataagtgtgtgagtgatacgcgatacgctggtgacctgaCCAGGGTGAACCCCTCCTCtcgctcaatgtcagctgggattggctccagccccctcatgacccttaaaggataagtggCATAGATAATGAATTTACCGTTTCCTAATGGTTGTTTCCGATGTAGGAGGAATGAAAGCACTCATTAGTTAGAGATAAGCACTACTGAGGAGTCATATCATCGTGTTCATCTCTTTCCAGGTGAACATGATCGTTCTGGGGAAAAACCTGGGCATCCCGAAGCCCTTTGGCCCCAAGGTGAACGGTCGCTGCGTCCTGGAGGCGGAGATGTGCTCGCTGATGGGGGGGCTGGGCCTCACCTGCACCTTCATCGACGACTTCGCCTCCTACCACAAGCTGCTGGGGGAGGTGCACTGCGGCTCCAACGTCCGCCGGGAGGCGTTCGACTTCAAGTGGTGGAACCTGGAGATGTGAACAGGAACTGAGCAGTAGATATAGACGGAGGAAAGTTGTGACGGGGGGAATAGCGAGGGTTTGCTTTTTCAAATATAGTTTAGAGAACAATAGTATATTGAGTTTACTTAACGTTGGACgggaatagtttttttttgtaagcgCCTTTCTTACCTCTGTGTCTTAAAATCATGCAAGTGCCACTTTCATCAACATTTCGTTTGCAGAAAAAAATCCCAGAGAGGTTTGATGTTGTGCATCTTCATATTTATTAAACCTTTTCATTTgcttcatttacaaaaaaaggaTGTACAGCAATATTTACAAATCTTTTGAACACGGGCTTAAGCAGACTGTTGACAAGAACAGAATTACAATCATTTAAATCAAGCACATAGAAGATTCACTTCCAATGTTTTTGTGGTTTGGATCGACGTTGGCTTAGGACAGTGTTAAGCAGTTAGATGAATGGACCACATAGTGTGCTATAATATTACACAGCCACAAGAGGGCATACTTCATCTACTCAAGCATTCCTGAAGTCCAGACGAAAAATCATTTGATCCAACATACTTATATTTAAAATCAATGCTATAGGctgtaatacacacacacgtgtaattATTACCAAaatatgccttttttttctgtggagTCAAATGcgaaatgtttttgtttcttgtgaTTTGTGGCTTTTAACAGATTTTGGTCCAGTGTCTTCAAACATTTCGTACTTTCATGTGCAAAATGTAAATGCTTTTGCTGATTAACTAAAGACAATAAATCTCATGTCCGCTTCAGTTAcacaactgaaataaaacaagtgaACGAATCAGTTCTTTCCTTCACAACAAACGAAAAACAGGGGGAAGCTCGTCCACTCGAAGGAAACGTGAGCTGCTTCACACTTCACGCGCAGCATCACTGTTGGTGAGAGCAGACGTGTACGTACGACTGCATGTCCGCCTATAGTTTTACATTCAAGCCCAGCCGGCAACGCAGTGCCTTTTTAAATATGACCTTTACCTCAGAGCAGCTCGCGCGACAATCATAAAGGCAACGTCAAGACCAGTCACAGTGTAATTCATGACAAGTCATGTTTCTCAGCAGGTCAGCAtccggggggaaaaaaaccgTAGTGCTTCGGTCATGTACATACACATCaaactttacaaataaagtaGGGAAACTGTGGCGTTTGGCTCCATCAGCAATGTGGAGATGTGGCTGGTTTCTTCccttaataaaaacacaaatcacaggGGGATGGCACCAGTGTACAGGAGGAGaggttgtcttttttttttttttggcaagCGGATTTACACCATGCACAGTACCAATAAAACACCCGTACACAGACATCAAATCAACAAGTGGGGTGTGTGACAGAGAGCATTGGGAGCAGAGTTCTAAACAGCTTGAAGTAGGACGGGAGGATGCATGTTGCTGGTTGGGGCTCCACAGTAATTCTGttcatatttatatagcatcatCACAGTCTGTTTTTCTTGAACAAAGAAATTTCGAATGGTAAAAActacagacacattttctgtGGCGTATTCCAAGTAAATGATGCTTATGCAGCCACCAACAGCAGCATGGTCATGTACCCTCCATCGAAAACATGAGGAATTAACAACCAATATTCACCGCAGGATACTCAGAAGAAGAGGAATagataataaaactaaaacatggcctgactctctctcacacacacacacacacacacacacacacacacacacacacacacacacacacacacacacacacacacacacacacacacacacacacacacacacacacacacacacacacacacccggtACAATATCACAGTGGGATGCAAGGctgacattaaaacacatttcctctctAGTGCAACGCTTCTCTCTACAGACCCTCGGCTTCTCCTCTCAAGAGTAAACCCCCTGTTCATCAATTTCTGAA is part of the Hippoglossus hippoglossus isolate fHipHip1 chromosome 5, fHipHip1.pri, whole genome shotgun sequence genome and harbors:
- the padi2 gene encoding protein-arginine deiminase type-2 isoform X2 codes for the protein MIHPRTLRVDYGKTTRILCVVGSELNVNLNRSAPPSSKFFSVKCTPSVQCSISPPPQETSHLSPIPLNGNSVLLISMSRASEHENDSKLSVQYYGERTEVLGRAILHLTAVEISLDVDADRDGVVEKNNPNKGSWMWGPKGHGAILLVNCDSERTYFKEQDSDQGRINKLSDLKDMSHMVLRTRGPAKLPEGYKLTMHISQGDAESMRVFRPRSLNTSNAITNFIYSSPLRDYPLVLNSDILSQEVPYLGDKAEMKFYVEGIRFPDKDFDGLIRINLSLLEPISTGLPETPIFTDTVVFRVAPWIMTPNTLQPVEVFVCSTSDNYQFLKGMMKLVKKSGYKLKICHEYMNRGDRWMQDELEFGYIDSPHHRFPVVLDSPRDGDLLDFPYNELLGPDFGYVTRMAKRKDVSSLDSFGNLEVSPPVTVNGRNYPLGRIIIGVAFPTATKGRNMTKVVQDFLWAQMVQEPIALFSDWLTVGHVDEFMTFVPAPDRKHFRLLLASPDAGYKLFRGLQSDGHGQAKLFDGLKEEETRTVDDILSDLSFQAENNYVQSCIDWNRDVLKRELGLEDEDIIDLPILFKLTEGQTHRAVAYYPDMVNMIVLGKNLGIPKPFGPKVNGRCVLEAEMCSLMGGLGLTCTFIDDFASYHKLLGEVHCGSNVRREAFDFKWWNLEM
- the padi2 gene encoding protein-arginine deiminase type-2 isoform X1 — protein: MSQEVPQTRVPELFQRRRIGSTGTAGHHRTCRLDTAGPQAVLHVVGTTLKTNLSRSAPPSSKFFSVKCTPSVQCSISPPPQETSHLSPIPLNGNSVLLISMSRASEHENDSKLSVQYYGERTEVLGRAILHLTAVEISLDVDADRDGVVEKNNPNKGSWMWGPKGHGAILLVNCDSERTYFKEQDSDQGRINKLSDLKDMSHMVLRTRGPAKLPEGYKLTMHISQGDAESMRVFRPRSLNTSNAITNFIYSSPLRDYPLVLNSDILSQEVPYLGDKAEMKFYVEGIRFPDKDFDGLIRINLSLLEPISTGLPETPIFTDTVVFRVAPWIMTPNTLQPVEVFVCSTSDNYQFLKGMMKLVKKSGYKLKICHEYMNRGDRWMQDELEFGYIDSPHHRFPVVLDSPRDGDLLDFPYNELLGPDFGYVTRMAKRKDVSSLDSFGNLEVSPPVTVNGRNYPLGRIIIGVAFPTATKGRNMTKVVQDFLWAQMVQEPIALFSDWLTVGHVDEFMTFVPAPDRKHFRLLLASPDAGYKLFRGLQSDGHGQAKLFDGLKEEETRTVDDILSDLSFQAENNYVQSCIDWNRDVLKRELGLEDEDIIDLPILFKLTEGQTHRAVAYYPDMVNMIVLGKNLGIPKPFGPKVNGRCVLEAEMCSLMGGLGLTCTFIDDFASYHKLLGEVHCGSNVRREAFDFKWWNLEM